The Acidobacteriota bacterium sequence GGAACGCTGCCACCGGCGCGCCGGTGCGTTCCGCGCCGAACGAGGGAAACGCCTGGACCTCCCAGCCTTCGCGGAAAAGCGCGTTGGCCAGCAACTTCGAGGCGATGACGGTGCCCTGGCCTCCTCGACCGTGGAAGCGGATCGACAACATGACAGGCTCCTTGGCCGATGGTCGAAGGACGGTGGCTCTGGGCGGGTCGATCTGGCCACCGCGCTACCCTCCTCGGAAGCAACCCTTGTTCCAAGGACACCCTAGACTGCAAGTTATTCAATCATAAGCGTCTAAGGGGGTCGCCCGGTCTCCGTTGGCGCGGGCGCCCCCCGGGTGCCGGAAGCCCGGCAGGCGGCGAGTCGTCGTCTTTCGTCGGCCCGGGACCGGAGCGGCCGCGAGTTGGTCGCCACGTCGCGGGCAGGCCGCGCGTCGGAGGGGCCGTCGGTTCAGAACCCGGCCAATTCCATTGCCCGGCGGATGCGGGCCCGTTTGGCTTCGACGGCGAGGCACTCGTGGCGGGCGGCGTCCTGGATCTCGAGCAGCAGCAGTTCGACGTAGGGCTTGAACTCGACGATCGCCATGCCGGCCCCGAGGTCGTGGACGTCGTGGAGGTCGGCGGCATCCCGCTCGAAAACCCGGCGGTTGAGGTCGAGCATCACGTCTTTGAGGCCCGCGCGCTCGAGCGCGGCCATCGTGGCGAGCGCCATCTGCCCCAGGCGTCTCCAGCCCCGCAGGTCGGGTGCGGAGAGACGATCGTGACGCGAACTCATTCGGCGTGCCTCCGTCCCGTGGCGCAGAGCGCGAGGTTTCCCGTCGCAGCCGGTCGTGCCGCCTCGCGGGCCGGGCCGCGCGGGGTCGTGGACGCGGAGGCCCTCGAGCTGGAGTTGACCCCCGGCCCTGCCGAGGCGTAGTCTGAGGCGCCGGTGAACACCAGGTTTCTCGCCAACCGCGGCGTGCGTTTCGCGGCGGCCCTTGCCGTGGCCATCGCCATCCCCGTGTCCATTCTCGTCTATTTCCAGCACCGGTGGCTCGACGAGTTCGAGGCGACGTCGACGGTCGTGCTCGAAACGCTCAGCCAGCAGACGACCACGGCCATCCTTTCTGCGCTCCAACGTGAGTTCGAGCGGCCCAGCTTCGAGATGGAGCGCGTCGATCACCTCGCGATCGAACGGCTCGACCTCGACGAGATCGCCACCTCGCTCGAGTCGGCCGTGCACCTCGATCGAATCGTCGACTCGTTCGTCCTCTGGTCGGCGTTCGCCCCGCCGGAGCTGGCCGAGGTGCTGGTCTTTCCCGTGGCCGGACCGGCGCCGGAGCCGGCCCGGCCGGCCAGCCGGTTCCGTCCTCTGGGGCCCGAGGGGGCGTGGCTGCGCGATCGGGCGCTCGCCATCGGCGGCCAGCGCCTGCCGTGGGCGACGATCCGGGACGGGGGCGACGGCGACGGCAGCGTGCTCGTGCTGCACTTCCTGTTCGACTCGTCGGCCCGGCAGCGGGTGACGAGCTTCATCGGGTTCCGCGTCAGCGTCGCGCACTTGCGCGACCGGCTCCTGCCGGCCGTCGTCGGCCCGCTGCTCGCCGAGGCCAACGCCCGCACGGGCTTTGCCGACGTGGCGACCGCGGTGGTCGACGAGCACGGGCAGGTCCTCTTCGACGGCGGCGTGCCCGCGGCCGCGGAGCGGTTCCTCCACGAGCGCCGCCTGCCGCTCATCTTCTTCTCGCCAGACATCATGCCGGCGGATCTCGAGTGTCCGTCGTGCCTGGGCGAACTGCGCGTGCGCGTGGGCTACGGCGGGCGGGCGGTCGCCGACATCGCCCGCTCGAAGACGGCGGGCAACCGGGCGCTCCTGCTGACGCTCGTGGGCGTGCTGGCGGTCAGCGTGCTCTTCGTGGCGAGCGCCGCCGTGCACGAGATGCGCCTGGCCGAGACGAAGGCGAGTTTCGTGGCGAAGGTGTCGCACGAGCTCAAGACGCCGCTGGCGCTGATCCAGCTCTTCGCCGAGACGCTCGAGCTCGGTCGCGTGCGCACGCCGCAGCGCGCGCGCGAGTACTACGGCATCATCAACAGCGAGGCGCGGAAGCTCACGGCCCTCATCGACAACGTCCTCGACTTCTCGAGGCTCGAGTCGGGCCTCGGGTCGTTCCGCCTCGCGCCGGTCGGTGTCGGCGGCGTCGTCCAGGGGCTGCTCGCGCGGCTCGAGCCGGAGTTCGATCGGTCGGGCTTCGCGGTCGACGTCGAGGTCGCGCCCGGGCTGCCACTCGTCATGGCCGACGTGGAGTTCGTCGAGCTCGCCGTGGGCAACCTGCTGTCGAATGCCCTGAAGTACTCGGGGAGGTCGCGGCGCCTGGCCGTCGCGGTCCGACACCGGGGCGCGGCGGTGGAGGTTGCCGTCCGCGACGAGGGCATCGGCATTCCGAAGCGGCTGCACCGGCGGATCTTCACGAAGTTCTTTCGCGCGGAGGGCGTCGGGGTCGACGCGCCGCGCGGTTGCGGCCTCGGCCTCGCCATCGTCGCGCAGGTGATGCGGGCCCACCGGGGCCGCGTCACGGTCGACAGCGAGCCGGGCCGGGGCAGTACGTTCGTGCTGTCCTTTCCCGCTCTCGAGGAGCACGGCG is a genomic window containing:
- a CDS encoding HAMP domain-containing histidine kinase codes for the protein MNTRFLANRGVRFAAALAVAIAIPVSILVYFQHRWLDEFEATSTVVLETLSQQTTTAILSALQREFERPSFEMERVDHLAIERLDLDEIATSLESAVHLDRIVDSFVLWSAFAPPELAEVLVFPVAGPAPEPARPASRFRPLGPEGAWLRDRALAIGGQRLPWATIRDGGDGDGSVLVLHFLFDSSARQRVTSFIGFRVSVAHLRDRLLPAVVGPLLAEANARTGFADVATAVVDEHGQVLFDGGVPAAAERFLHERRLPLIFFSPDIMPADLECPSCLGELRVRVGYGGRAVADIARSKTAGNRALLLTLVGVLAVSVLFVASAAVHEMRLAETKASFVAKVSHELKTPLALIQLFAETLELGRVRTPQRAREYYGIINSEARKLTALIDNVLDFSRLESGLGSFRLAPVGVGGVVQGLLARLEPEFDRSGFAVDVEVAPGLPLVMADVEFVELAVGNLLSNALKYSGRSRRLAVAVRHRGAAVEVAVRDEGIGIPKRLHRRIFTKFFRAEGVGVDAPRGCGLGLAIVAQVMRAHRGRVTVDSEPGRGSTFVLSFPALEEHGASDEPSQADSRDRRRAPDVAGVA